The region tgtATAGTTGTATATTCAATGAAATAACAATAGGTGCGGGCTAACTTGGGGTAAAATAgacttttatttaatattaatgcAGGATAAATGGCCAATCTATGGGGTCAACCTTCAAAAAGTTCATGctttgtaaaatatatattttcatgtagaaattaaaaaaaaactaaaaagggATCTacttaaatcttaaatcttaacccttgcagaaggtattataatgatttaataatttataatgaTCATAATTTCTAATGataatttggtcaaaagtgatGAACGCAGTGAAAGTGTTATCTCATATAGGTtttaagattgcccaaaatgtaGTCAGTCAAAAGTTGCATCTATCTGGCTTAAAAAACAATAGTCAATTCCGATCATTCTATAACAGCTACAGGATAAAGTCGATCGATTCCGGCTGTTCTGACTAATGTACTgtctgcaaacaaaagaagtatgtgtgcaaaatttcaactcgatagctttaaaactaagagactagtttgcgtagaaatagacagacggacatgcttgtatagactcaggaggtgatcctgatcaaaaatatatatactttatagggccggagatgtctccttcactgcgttgcacaattttgaccaaaattataataccctctgcataaatctaagcaaaaaaaaaaaacaaaatggcacattttttttcaaatgtcgACCATTTCCCGCATGATTAGTATATTTATTTGATTCTAGTTTATTCCGTGATTTAGGTATCTAGATTAAAAAGCcggaaaattttattgtttaaaataatCCAAGAATCGTGGAGAAAATTTGATCACATTTTTTTGAGGTGTTTACAACGGTGTAATTCAGGTATTACACAATATTTTCAGTTcaaaacatatatttatatagttAATGTATATATAGTTTATGAAAGCTCTACGTATTTTctggatataaaaaaaattctaaaaataattGCTAAAAAAGGGTCACTACACAAGATAGAGGGAAGGTCTTCTAATCTAGAAATTAAAGTTGTGAAAGCTAAACCTTAGTATTGAGAAAAGTGCACCTGTTGAGCAGAGGACAGGAGACCTAAAcaggtttttgtttgttttttgcttacgGTTATTAAAATACGAGGGTCGTTCAATAAGTCCTTAGAAAATCCGAGTGTAGTGTcggtaaattttattttgtaagaACCAATAGCTGTCCAAATTTCAGCTTGATCGATAACTTACTTAACTTTATCGTCGATCaaagtttataaaatacaCGTGTTTGTAACAATGGTCAAAAGCGAGTTCAGGGCTGTCATCAAACATCTCCATTTGAAAGGCTTAAGTAATTGAATGAAAAATTGAATGCCGCTTTTGCTCACAGATGAGAATAAGCGCAATCGTTTAGTGGACTCTAAGGTTATGTTGGCGCTCTTTCATCGCAATCAGGCCGAATTTCTTTGTCGGAGCCCGTTCACCCTTGAAAATCCACTGTGATGACTGTCTCTTTGTTTCTGGAGTGTAGTAATGTATCCTGGATCCATCCTGGTGAACGGGCTCCGAAAAAGGCAAAAACTGTGCCATCGGCCGGCAAGGTGATGGCCACGGTCTTTTGGGATTCGCAGGGCATCATTTTTACTGACTACttggaaaaagggaaaacaatAACAGGAGCGTATTACGCGTCGTTATTGCATCGGTTGAGCGAGGAAATCAAAGAGAAACGACCCAATGCGCGTGTTGACACCTGCGCTGCATGGCCAAAATCGagaaattgaaaatggaaTTGTTGCAGCATCCCCCTTATTCACCAGATTTGGCCTCTAGTGACTATTTTCTTTTCCCCAATCTGAAGAAATGGCTTGGAGGACGACGGTTCGCTTCCAACGAAGACGCCATTGCTCAAACAAATGAGTGCTTTGAAGAGCTTCCGAAATCCTATTTTTTGGACGGGAtcaaaatattggaaaaacgATTGGCCCTAAAAGGGTTGTTGAAAAATATGTTGAAAACTATGACTatgttgaaaaataaaaaaaatttctgcaaaaaaaagtttttttatatctttttctAAAGACTTATTGAACAACCCTCGCTCAAACCAGCTCAATTCCAAATTATTAACTCCAAATATTTacacaaattttttaattatttttaaaagtattttGGGATTGCTGGTTTAGGCAATAACAACTGATTAAAAATTCACCTTCGTTATATTTTTCAGAACCACAAGAGCCTTTTGCTTTCCTCCTATTTTAATGGTGCCAACtccattaaaaatttatttcggAGAGGCGTAAAAATTTTAAACCTAATTGCACTGCGAGCTTATTATTAGAGTcttcattaaatattattcattAGCACAGAGTCCTTGCATTCAACAACCTATATTTATACATAGTGATGATTTCTCTGATgataatagtgatgattttctcttctattttaaatattaattggaATATGTCCTGCTTTGTAAATCCTCTTTAACagataaaattatttatgccttgaatataaatacaatacattTTTATGGACAACatcaattttataaatatcaaAGTTCAAAAGTTAAATTTGTTGCGCTTTTCACATTAGGAcgctttaaaaaataacttctGTCTTTTTTTTGGTTCAAGTCTAAACTATTTTTTGAATCAAGGAAATCGGATTCATAGAGATATTACTGACCAGAATTAACAAAAGTGGTTTCGAGAAAAACGCGATTAAAGTTTATTCGAACGTACCGCAGCGCACGTAACGTGGATACGTTCCAAATGCTCTAAATTGAGAAATGTTTGTTGCATCGAAATATCATATGGGAAGTATATTGAACATATAAgtatatttcattttatgcaaaaataaaaataataggaaGGTAAATAAAGTGatattttatcttaaaaacaacaaaaaaaacccataggtaacaaaaaaaaacacatacacaacacataacaacaaaaaaacacaacataGGTAAATGATCGGCCGTCTCAGATTATAGTGAATTTGAATTTATAAGTTTTacctatatatgtataaataaacctatatataaaaacaattttcggcaatgatatttttataatatactTACAATTATGATATGGTGCCGCATGGTGGCCCTTACCGTAGGGTATATGATAACTTTCATTTTGTCTAGCAATAAGAGACATTACAGCCGATTCTTTGACTCCATAGTGAGCTAATGTGTTAAGACGTTTCCAaccgtttattgtttttgtggtTAAGTCTTCATCTTGCAATGTTAGGTGACCCCCACGCCCATGTCTCCATTCTAAGTCAACCTCGTATATAGATGGTCTCATTGAAAACGGagtgtttttaaaaatagcatCTAGTATTTTTAGCTTCACTTGCGAAATCGTATCCCAATCGTTAACGCGGCACTGAACTTTTTCATCAAGATCATCTTGCAAGATATGCAAAATTACAACAGAATGAGTAACTTGCTCATGTAAAAGACGCTCTTCCGAAAGAGAGTAGCGCGCATCATTAGTTATGGCATCTACTAACCCTTTTTCAATTTGATGTTTTATGGCCTTAAACAGAAGAAATAAACTTGATCCAGCATATTCTTTTAAATAGTCGTACATACATATGGCCAAATAATTGGTTAACATTTTTTCAACAACACTCTCAGTACGTCGCAACATTAGATGAGGATGTTTGCTTTCCAGCGACTTGTCAATTAGCCGTAGTAAGAGTGACTTCAAAATCTCTGTTGCGTACTCCATTTTATTCATTAATACAACCATTAGTAAGGAAGCAACATTTACACGGTCACGAATCGAAAAAGACGAGCGTTGAGCTTCCAAAGTTTCTATGAATATTAGTAAAAAGTATTTGTTGCAAAGAAGTTGTTCAAATTGTACCATAGCAGCATCATAGTTGTTATGTGGGCAACTGTCATGAAATTTAGCTGAGTTTAAAATGGGATGATCTGACACACCAGGAAAGAAAACTTTCATTATGTAGTTCACATGGTCAAGCGTTGGAATTCCACTGCTCTCAAGATCTGCCGTCAGGTCAGTCATATCAGTTTGAAGCTCTGCAAAAGCTTGTTTACACTCAGAACGAACATTGCTTTCTAATGTAATCATCTGTATCTGGATGCGTTTATACTCACGTTCTGCCTGGGTAGACTTTCTTCggaaaattattaaaacaataagtaaaacaacaacaagaacggCGATTGTAAACATAACACCAAACAATGCATGTGAGAAGGCGAACGGCTTATTTATATCATATTTGAGATGTCCAATGACAAAACGAAGATTACGACCCACTTTTACAACAACTAACGGTAAATCGATTGTCTGATCTACGCCATTTTCGTCAGTTGGGGGAggctgttgctccggtggaaTGCACAAAAGTTGTGTTAATGCCAGACTTGTAATATTACATTGGATGGTACCTATTGTAACATTTACATCGTATTCATCTGCTGCTAAATTTAAAAGTTCGCCTTCAATAACTAAGCTATCACCCTTGTAAAGTTTTATTCCATCGTTTGGAAATTGGAAATATTTCGGGTCAGTCAAATAAACAATCGTACTTCTTATAtcatgaaaatatttgtttaaatcCCGAACTAGCTGCACATTGTCCATTACAAAACTAAGTTGCAAATTTAATTGCGTTTCATGAACTTTTACAAATGTTGTAACATCCATATTATTGCCACTTAAATATCTTGATGTCGTTTTTCCTGTTGTGTATGTATGAAAATCGTCCAATAAAcgagtttttctttttcgtcttttattttgaaaattattttccattgcaGAAAAGTTCCTTATGTCAAAATCCGAATCCAAAATTccattcaaatttttaaaactataaaattttaagtttACTGGAGGAGAAGGGCACTCCATTTGATTCGAGTTGATAACAACGCAAGAAGTTTTATTAATTCTCTCATTatcaaaaaatacttccaaTTCTGGTTTTTGAATGGAGTCAAGGTACATTCCATGAACAGTAAGTACACGGCCTCCACTAACAAAACTCCTTAATGGTTTGATTTGCATTATCCTAGGATCCTGTGTGTAATTAAAAACAGAACAGATGTGGCGAGGGAATGTCCGGAACTGATATGCATTTAAATCACTTCGTAATGGATTTACAAGTCGATTTTGAATGGTAATGTTTTGAACTGAACTCTGGCAAGTTAATGTACGATTTGCTCCATCAATAAACAAACGGAGAGATTGAATAGGTTCTGGTTGTGTTGCCTCAGAAGTAGTACAGCTAACTTGAGAAGATGAAGATTGAGAAACGTTTACGTAACACTCATACTCATCTAAATAGGCTCGTATACTTGaaccaatatttaaaaagtttccTATTAAAGACAACTGCGTACCTCCCGACCTCGGCCCAATAGTCGGATACAAGCCAGTAAGTTGTACATTcttaaaatgaaattgtacGCTAGATTCAGTGTATCCGGCATCGTTTGCAACCTTAATTGGGGCTGACATTTCATACAATGCTGCTCCAGTTTGACATTCAATTTTTACAGATATTTGATAGCTTATAAGATGACATGGAATAGaaccaataaatatttttccgcGTACATCTTCTTCGCGAATACCCAAGTTACTTCCTTCAATTGTCACAAGAGTTCCTCCTTCAATAGGTCCAGATAGAGGTTTTATAATATCAATCCTAGGTAAaggacaatcaatttttataagtgttggtgGCCTTGCATTGAGAAAACTACTGTCAGAACTACAGGTCTCATTGTAAACACAAGAATTCCCGCACCATGCACATTGGTATTTTGGTTCCCGAGTGACACACAAGCTACAATCTGCGTGATCCCTGTGAGAACCTAATACATCGCATTTATACAATGTAACCATAGCCGTGTCCACATAATGTTGAAAATTCCATGTAACAACTACTTTAGCCTGATACTCATGCGTATTGGTCTCATAGAAGTAAGGAGTTTTTTCACAAACTACGATTTTATTAGATTCAATATGTGCAGGCAAAAGCATTTGAGCAGCTTCAATATGAATCGTGCATAAAAAGCCGGCATGggcattttttggttttggcaaGTTTTCTATCTCAAGGCGAATTTCTTTCGGAACGCGTACAGGCAAAAGAATTGGatgactatttttttttaaatgggggCACTGCATTGCCGTACTAATAGCTATTTCCATGTTTCGGCATTGTTGAGATTTGTGCATACATTTATTGTCATAAATGCACCAGTTACATCCCCATGAACTGACTACACATTCCCGACATTTTGCATGATGTGAGCAGTCAAAAAATGCGAATGATCTTGACACAAAGTCTTTATTAGTTTCCGAACTTCGCACGGATAAAGGAACTAACACATGATCAGTGTTAGTTGGAATAATAGGCCTCTGGTCCAGTGCGGGCGTGGCGCATCCAAGCCCATTTTCTAGAATTTCAGCATCAATTGGAGTGGAGTTTCCGAAAACACATCGATATTTAGCATTAAATGGCTCTGGTAATGTCCgaataattaaatgtaaaaGCGTAAGTTCAGTAATTGGAACTTTGTCTGGTATAATTGACTCAAAGTCAATACATTGTTGTCCACTACCCAACGAAAGCCACCGCGAAGCAGAAGTATCTCGTTGGCACGTAGATCGTATGGTGCACCTCTTTTCTAAAGAACACCATCCACAAAAAGGGTCACGAGATTCTAAGCAAGCTGAACAATTTGTATAAACCGAACAATGTTCAATTCTTAGCTTTGTAATTTTTCGTAGGGATAACACatataaaaaatcttttttcgGCGACATCATAGTATTTGGTAATATCCGGTTACCAGCATCTACGATTATTTCTTCATACTCTCCCGGATTTTGCCCAGACAAGAGGACTTTTTTCACAGCACCTTCATCTGTTCCAAGAAAAGCCAGCGAGTGTTGTTGATCTGTAGTTGACGTCGCGGTTACTGAAGTAACTGATACATTATCAAAATGAAAAAGTGCTTGCGTTGTTATTGGAGATACTCCGCTTATTTTAAGTCCTACAGAACAAAAGTTATAAATGTTTCCAAGGGAGCCAACAATGGGACATCTTCCATCGTTGATAGTGCCAGATATATATCCTAAGTTACGATCCTTTGTGGTTCCATTGAAACACATATGTATGTTTTCAATAAACATGTCCTCTATATCTTTAATACTGTATATACACATTGCAGATTTTCGTTCCGGTTGATCGCTAATTTCCTTTGACGGAGAAAAAACTGTAACTAATACATGGTCATCCTTTTTTATGCCCATTTGCTGAGCTAGCTTATAACTAGCTGGGGTTACTTTTGCATCCCGTAGAATATTATAGTCTGTATTTCTTTCAGTTGCGGTACACTGAATTGTTATTTCAGTGTAACTGTCATAATTAGGATCTGTGACGCAAATACGAGCCAACCGTGTTACATAGCCTGCCTCGTCTGCTAAATGGGATTTTTTTTGAACTATTATAAAGTATGCATAGTCTGAAGAATTAAATCCATAAATGTAGTTTACCAAAAAATGGTCTCGGTATTTAACATCGATATTTATAATTGACTGTTGAATAGAGAACTCGGCGTAATTTAAATCATCAAGGCGACGAGATGAAATGGCAGGGACATCATGGCGATAATCTCCAACGTTGGTAAAAGTGGTTCCAACGTACAATATATCGTCTTCTTTCCAGGAATATCTTGCTGGTCCCACAAATGCAAATGTTGAAGCATTTTCATCGTTTGCGGCCAATGGAACAGCAATAAACTGGGGCGTTGTTGGAAATCGGGGAAGACTATATATTTCGCAAGCACCtgcaaatattcaaaaaaattttcttttaatttttctgtcACGGAATCACAAAAACTAAGTCCATCTGCttcaattaatatttaatcttttttaattcatagatatttttattcaaaatttagtTCTCAAAATGATTTTGATGGGATAGACCTAGAAAATACCTCCACGACGACGGAATATTTTCTGTAGTGTTCAAGTCAGACTGCTCAAGTCGCTCCATCACGTTCCCAGACTTTTCTCTGAATTCTTAGCGTGATACCCTTTGTATCATTGTCCTGTTTATCTACAATTACACTCTGCAAAATGTATCACGATGTCTTCAAGATTTTTATGCTTATACATGATGAGTTTTGTGCCATGTATACAGGGCCGTCGAGAGGGGGGTCAGCCTGAGCAATTGTCCCAAGGCCCGGAGGGTTTCGGGAACCTTgcggaaaaaaaattaattttcgaATGAAAATATAACATCGATAAGAGATTTGGAGAACAGTATTGATGTTTAAATgagaaaaaatgcaaaaattgattttgaagTTTGTGTCTCAGCTAGTCCTAATGGTCCCCCATATGAAAAGAGACCCGTTTTTGGGGCTATGTAGGGTTGAATGTAGTTATGCACCAACAAACATCACCACCATGTAAAATAAAATGGTCCTACATATTTGGGACGTGCAATTTGGCGTTCCTAGAAAATCTGTCAATATAATTGAATTgggaaaattgaatttgggacctttttgcaaaaaatgcGAATTTCGGTGACATTTGTTTAACATTAACATAAAGAAATCTTGTCAACCGACTTTGAAAACGTAGTTTTCAGAAAAACGCGgaatacattaaaaataatgaatatcAAATTAGGAGATTATAAGGGgaaatttttgtcattgattGTGGGTCATGAATGCGGCCTCATTTAGCCACGATTTTCAGCGCGGAATCTTTTCGGGGCTGATTCAGCTCTGAAATTCAGGTCTGTATCTGGGCTGATTTCGAGAAAATTTTCACTCCTGAATCCGGATTTGGAATCAGGGCTAATTACCATTATCACTCATGTCTGAAATCGAATTCAGGGACGAGaagacattttcaaaaatttcagtaCAAAATTCATTGCAGCGTGTTTTAGATGTCAGGGCTGATTCTGGGTGATCAGGGGGACGTACGGGTGATTTATAGGTGTATAATGAGTAACTGGTATTGCTGGGTATATACGCACACATATACACGCATTAATTTACCCGCGCAGCAGCATTCTAAGTTATGCAGCTCTCTGAGACTGAACAACCAAATGCGTTTAATAGAGAAACGGGTCAGGTTGGCTACACCTTTCAAACCTGTAGATCATAGGGTCAGGTCGACAGTTTTGTTTTGAGACTTTTCCTCATAAAAAGCCCCAAAAAATGTCCACTAAAATGACAACAGGTGTATTCCTGCCCAATCTTATAGCTCTATTTTTTATAGTCACTGAGATCACTGACCGAGTCTCGGTTGTTGATGCTGATATATACATGTTAAGGGGTCGAAGACACATTCACATGAATACAGAAGGTATTGTACTCTACGAGCAcagggtataaaaaattgtatttcgtttacaaaaaaaaagcaaattcgATTTTGTCGGCCTGGGCATATAATTATGCTAATGAGAAGAAAAATCTACCAAAATCTTTAGTTCAAATGTAGGTTTGTAAATTTTTTGCAAACGGATTTGCCAAATTAGGACATTTTTTTGGCTGATATACTAATATTTGACATACATATGGCCACTATAGCTATacaaatacataaatacaaaACCTTTTGGTTATTTTGACTTTCCCTTCCAATACCATCTA is a window of Drosophila ananassae strain 14024-0371.13 chromosome 4 unlocalized genomic scaffold, ASM1763931v2 tig00000061, whole genome shotgun sequence DNA encoding:
- the LOC6502091 gene encoding plexin-B produces the protein MLRKYLFDSGVISFIFAIFANLAILRNNFTVHCAKEMLLQTQFSSIDIVAQFNLPNTAGLDAKITNMSRVTNHRNRSSDEVARDAQSKNYFTHLSFDFKHNVLFAGATNKILKLNENLRVLSEAITGPVNDSPQCHAGGCPEDIETSLVNNYNKILVVSYSHDGILISCGSIRQGACEIYSLPRFPTTPQFIAVPLAANDENASTFAFVGPARYSWKEDDILYVGTTFTNVGDYRHDVPAISSRRLDDLNYAEFSIQQSIINIDVKYRDHFLVNYIYGFNSSDYAYFIIVQKKSHLADEAGYVTRLARICVTDPNYDSYTEITIQCTATERNTDYNILRDAKVTPASYKLAQQMGIKKDDHVLVTVFSPSKEISDQPERKSAMCIYSIKDIEDMFIENIHMCFNGTTKDRNLGYISGTINDGRCPIVGSLGNIYNFCSVGLKISGVSPITTQALFHFDNVSVTSVTATSTTDQQHSLAFLGTDEGAVKKVLLSGQNPGEYEEIIVDAGNRILPNTMMSPKKDFLYVLSLRKITKLRIEHCSVYTNCSACLESRDPFCGWCSLEKRCTIRSTCQRDTSASRWLSLGSGQQCIDFESIIPDKVPITELTLLHLIIRTLPEPFNAKYRCVFGNSTPIDAEILENGLGCATPALDQRPIIPTNTDHVLVPLSVRSSETNKDFVSRSFAFFDCSHHAKCRECVVSSWGCNWCIYDNKCMHKSQQCRNMEIAISTAMQCPHLKKNSHPILLPVRVPKEIRLEIENLPKPKNAHAGFLCTIHIEAAQMLLPAHIESNKIVVCEKTPYFYETNTHEYQAKVVVTWNFQHYVDTAMVTLYKCDVLGSHRDHADCSLCVTREPKYQCAWCGNSCVYNETCSSDSSFLNARPPTLIKIDCPLPRIDIIKPLSGPIEGGTLVTIEGSNLGIREEDVRGKIFIGSIPCHLISYQISVKIECQTGAALYEMSAPIKVANDAGYTESSVQFHFKNVQLTGLYPTIGPRSGGTQLSLIGNFLNIGSSIRAYLDEYECYVNVSQSSSSQVSCTTSEATQPEPIQSLRLFIDGANRTLTCQSSVQNITIQNRLVNPLRSDLNAYQFRTFPRHICSVFNYTQDPRIMQIKPLRSFVSGGRVLTVHGMYLDSIQKPELEVFFDNERINKTSCVVINSNQMECPSPPVNLKFYSFKNLNGILDSDFDIRNFSAMENNFQNKRRKRKTRLLDDFHTYTTGKTTSRYLSGNNMDVTTFVKVHETQLNLQLSFVMDNVQLVRDLNKYFHDIRSTIVYLTDPKYFQFPNDGIKLYKGDSLVIEGELLNLAADEYDVNVTIGTIQCNITSLALTQLLCIPPEQQPPPTDENGVDQTIDLPLVVVKVGRNLRFVIGHLKYDINKPFAFSHALFGVMFTIAVLVVVLLIVLIIFRRKSTQAEREYKRIQIQMITLESNVRSECKQAFAELQTDMTDLTADLESSGIPTLDHVNYIMKVFFPGVSDHPILNSAKFHDSCPHNNYDAAMVQFEQLLCNKYFLLIFIETLEAQRSSFSIRDRVNVASLLMVVLMNKMEYATEILKSLLLRLIDKSLESKHPHLMLRRTESVVEKMLTNYLAICMYDYLKEYAGSSLFLLFKAIKHQIEKGLVDAITNDARYSLSEERLLHEQVTHSVVILHILQDDLDEKVQCRVNDWDTISQVKLKILDAIFKNTPFSMRPSIYEVDLEWRHGRGGHLTLQDEDLTTKTINGWKRLNTLAHYGVKESAVMSLIARQNESYHIPYGKGHHAAPYHNFYFINNSQSHIIINNDIESGLQQPRIYHLIKPLIPDHYMNIKNSTLSGPSAALQTSHSTSYCNDRINKTIPEVYLTRLLATKGTIQKFVDDFFSIVLTVNEELPPAVKWLFDLLDEEASRHGISDSDIVHAWKSNCLPLRFWVNFIKNPDFIFDINKTFSVDSCLSVIAQTFMDACSTSEHRLGKDSPSNKLLFAKDIPNYRIMVKSFYRDVSRLPQISDQEMSTAMQQLSVRQLEEFDTISALKELYIYVTKYKNQIMEALKSDMNCRKMNLSQKLENVASTLDGEEISNC